A region of Flavobacterium album DNA encodes the following proteins:
- a CDS encoding RNA polymerase sigma factor, whose amino-acid sequence MGLEQLIQNCQKDSIKAQEQLYRLFAPKLFAVCLKYSRNYEDAQDNLQDGFLLIFKKIGQYQFKGSFEGWAKRVMVNNVLQRYRTEGIFDIVSENIPDEPDVEIEDDSVSMEFLVSIIQALPDRYRMVFNLYVIDGYSHKEIGEMLGISDGTSKSNLARARMILKEKIETQQGNSLPSAK is encoded by the coding sequence TTGGGGTTAGAGCAACTCATACAGAATTGTCAGAAGGACAGCATAAAGGCACAGGAACAGTTATACAGGCTATTTGCCCCAAAGCTGTTTGCGGTGTGCCTGAAGTACTCGCGCAATTATGAGGATGCTCAGGACAACCTCCAGGATGGTTTCCTGCTTATATTTAAAAAAATAGGCCAGTACCAGTTCAAAGGGTCTTTTGAAGGCTGGGCCAAAAGGGTGATGGTGAATAACGTATTGCAACGGTACCGTACAGAAGGTATTTTTGATATCGTTAGTGAGAACATTCCCGATGAGCCCGATGTAGAAATTGAAGACGACTCAGTGAGTATGGAGTTCCTGGTCTCCATCATACAGGCGCTCCCCGACAGGTACCGGATGGTTTTTAACCTGTATGTGATAGACGGCTACTCGCACAAAGAAATTGGGGAGATGCTGGGCATTAGCGACGGCACATCGAAATCGAACCTTGCACGGGCAAGGATGATATTAAAGGAAAAAATTGAAACGCAGCAGGGAAATAGTTTACCTTCAGCAAAATGA
- the recA gene encoding recombinase RecA, which produces MSGEKEAKLKALQLTLDKLDKAYGKGTVMKLGDRAVEEVESIPSGSLGVDLALGVNGYPRGRIIEIYGPESSGKTTLTLHAIAEAQKAGGIAAFIDAEHAFDRSYAEKLNVDVENLIISQPDNGEQALEIAENLIRSGAIDIVVIDSVAALTPKSEIEGEMGDSKMGLHARLMSQALRKLTATISKTNCTVFFINQLREKIGVMFGNPETTTGGNALKFYASVRIDIRRAAQIKDGENVIGNRTKVKIVKNKVAPPFKTAEFDIMYGEGVSKTGEILDLAVEFEIIKKSGSWFSYGDTKLGQGRDAVKALIKDNPELADELELKIKDVIKENAS; this is translated from the coding sequence ATGAGCGGAGAAAAAGAAGCAAAATTAAAAGCCTTACAGCTAACATTAGATAAACTGGATAAAGCCTACGGTAAAGGCACCGTGATGAAATTGGGTGACCGTGCCGTTGAGGAAGTAGAATCGATACCTTCGGGATCATTGGGGGTTGACCTTGCCCTTGGGGTAAATGGCTACCCGCGCGGCAGAATCATAGAGATCTACGGGCCGGAATCATCGGGTAAAACCACCCTGACATTGCATGCCATTGCCGAAGCGCAAAAGGCAGGTGGTATCGCAGCTTTCATCGATGCGGAGCATGCTTTTGACCGCAGCTATGCCGAAAAGCTGAATGTGGATGTAGAGAACCTTATCATATCACAGCCGGATAACGGTGAGCAGGCGTTAGAGATCGCCGAGAACCTTATCCGTTCGGGAGCAATAGATATCGTGGTTATCGACTCGGTTGCGGCACTTACGCCAAAGAGCGAGATCGAAGGCGAAATGGGCGACTCTAAAATGGGCCTTCATGCACGCCTTATGAGCCAGGCACTAAGAAAATTAACTGCTACTATAAGCAAGACCAACTGTACGGTGTTCTTCATCAACCAGCTTCGTGAAAAGATCGGTGTGATGTTCGGTAACCCGGAAACAACAACGGGTGGTAACGCGCTGAAGTTCTATGCTTCGGTACGTATCGATATCCGCCGTGCCGCCCAGATCAAGGATGGTGAGAATGTAATAGGTAACCGCACCAAAGTGAAGATCGTAAAGAACAAAGTAGCACCACCGTTCAAGACCGCTGAGTTCGACATCATGTATGGCGAAGGGGTTTCGAAAACCGGAGAAATACTCGACCTGGCAGTAGAATTCGAGATCATCAAGAAATCAGGATCGTGGTTCAGCTACGGCGATACCAAGCTCGGGCAGGGACGTGATGCCGTGAAAGCGCTCATCAAAGACAACCCCGAACTGGCCGACGAGCTGGAACTTAAAATAAAAGATGTAATCAAAGAAAATGCATCGTAA
- a CDS encoding rhodanese-related sulfurtransferase, translating into MQLFNTLSAEERAELIDQSGKQRLTLSFYAYAHIEDPKQFRDSLFLAWDPLEVLGRIYVATEGINAQLSLPADNFYAFKDHLDTIPFLNGIRLNVAVEQDDHSFLKLTIKVRNKIVADGLNDATFDVTNKGIHLGAKDFNTMLEDPNTIVVDFRNHYESEVGHFTGAITPDVDTFRESLPIIEEQIAAHKEDKNLLMYCTGGIRCEKASAFFKHKGFKNVYQLEGGIIEYTRQVKAEGLESKFIGKNFVFDHRLGERITDDIVSNCHQCGKPCDNHTNCANEACHLLFIQCDDCKEIMHNTCSVECLDYIQLPLDEQVRRRRGIMNGNMIFKKGRSTNISLKEIGEAADIAIAPKVKPSPRQRIKKVLVGKGEHYYPKAGVGQFSVEGELKLGDTVLISGPTTGDHKLVIDKMFVNGNEADTASAGDRVTLNLPFRIRLSDKLFKLPG; encoded by the coding sequence ATGCAACTGTTCAACACTTTAAGCGCGGAAGAAAGAGCCGAACTCATAGACCAGTCCGGCAAGCAGCGCCTTACGCTGTCTTTCTACGCTTACGCACACATCGAAGACCCAAAACAATTTCGCGATTCTCTATTCCTGGCCTGGGACCCGCTCGAGGTACTCGGACGTATCTATGTCGCTACCGAAGGCATCAACGCACAGCTGTCGCTTCCCGCGGATAACTTCTATGCATTCAAAGACCATTTGGACACCATACCGTTCCTCAACGGCATCCGCCTGAACGTGGCGGTGGAACAGGACGACCACTCCTTCCTGAAGCTGACCATTAAAGTCCGCAATAAAATCGTAGCCGACGGCCTTAACGATGCCACATTTGACGTAACCAATAAAGGCATACACCTTGGCGCGAAAGATTTCAACACCATGCTGGAAGACCCGAACACAATTGTGGTCGACTTCCGTAACCACTACGAGAGCGAAGTAGGCCATTTTACAGGAGCTATTACTCCCGATGTGGACACCTTCCGCGAGTCGCTGCCAATCATCGAAGAGCAGATCGCCGCGCACAAGGAAGACAAGAACCTGCTGATGTACTGCACCGGCGGCATCCGTTGCGAAAAGGCTTCGGCATTCTTTAAGCACAAAGGCTTTAAAAACGTGTACCAGCTCGAGGGCGGCATCATCGAATATACCCGCCAGGTAAAAGCTGAAGGACTGGAAAGTAAATTCATAGGCAAGAACTTCGTGTTCGACCACCGCCTGGGCGAGCGCATTACCGACGATATTGTTTCCAACTGCCACCAGTGCGGCAAGCCGTGCGACAACCATACCAACTGCGCTAACGAAGCGTGCCACCTACTGTTCATACAGTGCGATGACTGCAAAGAGATCATGCACAACACCTGCTCGGTAGAGTGCCTCGATTATATACAGCTTCCGTTGGATGAGCAGGTAAGGCGCCGCCGCGGCATCATGAACGGCAATATGATCTTCAAGAAAGGCCGTTCAACAAATATTTCCTTAAAAGAAATCGGTGAAGCAGCTGATATCGCCATAGCGCCAAAAGTAAAGCCGTCGCCAAGGCAGCGCATCAAAAAAGTGCTGGTGGGCAAAGGCGAGCATTACTACCCTAAAGCAGGCGTAGGGCAATTCTCTGTTGAGGGTGAACTGAAACTGGGCGATACCGTGCTTATTTCGGGCCCGACTACAGGCGACCATAAGCTGGTAATTGACAAAATGTTCGTAAACGGTAACGAAGCTGATACCGCATCTGCCGGCGACAGGGTAACGTTAAACCTGCCGTTCAGGATACGCCTTTCGGACAAATTGTTTAAATTGCCGGGATAA
- a CDS encoding radical SAM protein: MDNYKLLRFNQSIKSHRVKFLGLWLLSVLNKRYLSIQMDPVLACNLRCKMCYFTDDDFVRKNMKGTFKEEDLEPIAEATFKNALKLQIGCGAEPTLFKHNLQLIGLAKKHRVPYISMVTNGNLLKDEDIAAFANAGLNEIIMSLHGVYKESYEDLMDKGNYEKFHAVLKAITEQKKHTPGLRLRINYTFNKDNFHELADFFNVYGNYAIDIIQLRPIDKIGETAYNDFSLRTIEKDFPGILKVMREESAKRHITLLAPASVVRNEEESLKVRSGNDSSYLKPYTYFYISPKYSWKDDYDWRTETFASWQKRNSWNMELLRNVFRSRKSLEQVNRNMLNYSVDIN; encoded by the coding sequence ATGGATAATTATAAGCTGTTAAGGTTCAACCAGTCCATAAAGAGCCACAGGGTCAAATTCCTTGGGCTATGGCTGCTTTCGGTCTTAAATAAGCGGTACTTGTCTATACAAATGGATCCTGTGCTGGCCTGTAACCTGCGCTGTAAAATGTGCTACTTTACCGATGATGATTTTGTTCGGAAGAACATGAAGGGCACGTTTAAGGAGGAAGACCTGGAACCCATAGCTGAGGCAACTTTTAAGAATGCGCTCAAGCTCCAGATAGGCTGTGGGGCTGAGCCTACTTTATTTAAGCATAACCTGCAGCTAATAGGGCTTGCCAAAAAGCACAGGGTTCCCTACATTAGCATGGTAACCAACGGTAACCTGCTGAAAGATGAGGACATTGCAGCGTTTGCCAATGCAGGGCTTAATGAAATTATCATGTCACTGCACGGCGTTTATAAAGAGTCGTATGAAGATCTTATGGACAAAGGGAACTATGAGAAATTCCATGCTGTGCTGAAGGCAATCACCGAGCAAAAAAAGCACACACCGGGGTTAAGGCTTCGGATTAATTATACTTTTAATAAAGATAATTTCCATGAGCTGGCCGACTTCTTTAACGTATACGGAAATTATGCCATCGATATTATACAACTGCGCCCAATAGACAAAATAGGGGAGACTGCCTATAATGATTTTAGCCTCAGGACCATCGAAAAAGATTTCCCGGGCATCCTCAAAGTGATGAGAGAAGAATCAGCCAAAAGGCACATTACATTACTGGCGCCCGCGTCAGTCGTCCGCAATGAGGAGGAATCGCTCAAGGTACGATCGGGCAACGACAGTTCCTACCTCAAACCCTACACCTATTTTTATATTTCACCGAAATATTCGTGGAAGGATGACTACGACTGGCGTACCGAAACTTTTGCCAGTTGGCAAAAGCGCAACAGCTGGAATATGGAATTGCTGCGAAACGTCTTCCGTTCCCGTAAAAGCCTGGAGCAGGTAAACCGTAATATGCTCAATTACTCGGTGGATATCAATTAA
- a CDS encoding PSP1 domain-containing protein, whose product MACTNCSTGSKDGTPRGCKNNGTCGTDSCNKLTVFDWLSNMSLPGGQAPFDAVEVRFKNGRKEFYRNTEKLTLSIGDIVATEASPGHDIGIVTLTGELVKIQMKKKGEKPYGDLPKIYRKASQKDIDIWSAARDKEEPMKVVARELAIKLKLEMKISDIEFQGDGSKATFYYTANDRVDFRQLIKDFARVFSIRIEMKQVGFRQEASRLGGIGSCGRELCCSTWLTDFRSVNTSAARYQQLSLNPQKLAGQCGKLKCCLNYELDTYLDALKGLPDMDTKLYTEKGDAFCQKVDIFKGLMWFAYTDNMAHWHVLTAESVKEMIAINKQKERVTSLEDYAEEVTAIEPEKTFQNAMGQDSLTRFDAPKRKNRKKPGGGKDKNKVTANADGPRDKKPQDKARNNNKPNREQGQGQKPQNAERQQGPKPEGAANAGPNPNANRNKDKNRNRNKNRNRPPRDNNNAGNAENKD is encoded by the coding sequence ATGGCATGTACCAACTGTTCCACCGGGTCCAAGGACGGAACCCCGAGAGGATGTAAAAATAATGGGACCTGCGGAACCGACAGCTGCAACAAACTGACGGTTTTCGACTGGCTTTCCAACATGAGCCTGCCGGGCGGGCAGGCACCCTTTGACGCTGTTGAGGTGCGCTTCAAGAACGGGCGCAAGGAATTTTACCGCAATACCGAAAAGCTTACGTTAAGCATTGGCGACATTGTTGCAACAGAAGCTTCTCCGGGCCATGACATTGGTATCGTTACCCTGACAGGCGAATTGGTAAAGATACAAATGAAGAAAAAAGGGGAGAAGCCCTATGGCGACCTTCCCAAAATATATCGTAAAGCCAGCCAGAAGGATATCGATATCTGGAGTGCGGCCCGCGACAAGGAAGAACCCATGAAGGTAGTTGCCCGCGAGCTGGCTATCAAGCTTAAGCTCGAAATGAAAATTTCGGATATTGAGTTCCAGGGTGATGGCTCAAAGGCCACTTTCTACTACACGGCCAATGACCGGGTGGATTTCAGGCAGCTTATCAAGGATTTTGCGCGCGTTTTCAGCATCAGGATCGAGATGAAGCAGGTGGGCTTCCGCCAGGAGGCATCGCGCCTTGGAGGCATAGGGTCGTGCGGACGTGAATTGTGCTGCTCTACCTGGCTGACCGATTTCAGGAGCGTGAACACTTCTGCAGCGCGCTACCAGCAGCTGTCCCTCAACCCGCAAAAGCTGGCAGGGCAGTGCGGCAAGCTGAAATGCTGCCTTAACTACGAACTGGATACCTATCTGGATGCACTGAAAGGCCTTCCGGATATGGATACGAAACTGTATACCGAAAAAGGCGATGCCTTCTGCCAGAAGGTAGATATCTTCAAAGGGCTGATGTGGTTTGCCTATACCGATAATATGGCGCACTGGCATGTTTTAACTGCCGAGAGTGTAAAGGAAATGATAGCCATAAACAAGCAGAAGGAAAGAGTAACTTCGCTTGAGGATTATGCTGAAGAAGTTACAGCGATAGAGCCTGAAAAGACTTTCCAGAACGCCATGGGCCAGGACAGCCTTACCCGTTTTGATGCACCTAAGCGTAAGAACAGGAAAAAACCGGGTGGCGGCAAAGACAAGAATAAAGTTACCGCAAATGCCGATGGCCCAAGGGATAAAAAGCCGCAGGACAAAGCAAGGAATAACAATAAGCCAAACCGTGAGCAGGGCCAGGGCCAGAAGCCCCAAAACGCAGAGCGCCAACAGGGGCCAAAACCCGAAGGTGCAGCAAACGCAGGGCCAAACCCTAATGCCAACCGAAACAAGGATAAGAACCGCAACAGGAATAAGAACCGTAACCGCCCTCCGAGGGATAACAATAATGCAGGTAATGCAGAGAACAAAGATTAG
- a CDS encoding gliding motility lipoprotein GldH — protein MQRTKISLSLLGALMLFCSCDRQRVFDEYKSLDGKWNKDSIVSFEFEQKDTVSKYNLFVNIRDNNSYPYNNLFLIVQMQEPGTRVVKVDTLEYQMANPDGSLLGDGFSDIKESKLWYKEKVNFPKPGKYKVSIQQAVRQGGKVPGVQELEGITDVGFRIESIE, from the coding sequence ATGCAGAGAACAAAGATTAGCCTGTCGCTCCTTGGCGCGTTGATGCTCTTTTGCTCGTGCGACAGGCAACGGGTATTCGATGAGTACAAGTCGCTGGACGGCAAGTGGAATAAAGACAGTATCGTTTCCTTTGAATTTGAGCAAAAGGATACCGTGTCGAAATATAATTTATTTGTGAATATAAGGGACAACAACAGTTACCCCTATAATAACCTTTTCCTTATCGTGCAGATGCAGGAGCCGGGTACCAGGGTGGTAAAGGTAGATACGCTGGAATACCAGATGGCCAACCCTGACGGCTCGCTTTTAGGCGATGGCTTTAGCGATATAAAGGAAAGCAAGCTTTGGTACAAGGAGAAAGTTAATTTCCCTAAACCGGGTAAATATAAGGTGAGCATCCAGCAGGCTGTAAGGCAGGGCGGAAAGGTACCCGGCGTGCAGGAGCTGGAGGGCATAACAGATGTAGGTTTCAGGATTGAGTCAATTGAATAA